One region of Streptomyces capillispiralis genomic DNA includes:
- a CDS encoding phosphatase PAP2 family protein — protein MAGLADSGSNPDVDLLYDINGLAKDAPPWFDRVMEFVGEYGLLFAMVLLVMWCWWTVRRRGGEDAAPSVAALVWAPLAAGVAVLVNVPIRGFVERPRPFNDHGGLEVLVEGKTDFSFVSDHATITMALAVGLFVANRRFGLVGLGIALLEGFCRVYMGVHYPTDVVGGLALGTAVALLLSPPAMALLTPVMRAIERSPRAGWLITARGRHHTEEGRVAAGARNGASGAEERDLAA, from the coding sequence ATGGCTGGACTCGCCGATTCCGGGTCGAACCCCGACGTCGACCTGCTCTACGACATCAACGGTCTCGCCAAGGACGCGCCGCCGTGGTTCGACCGGGTCATGGAGTTCGTCGGCGAGTACGGGCTGCTGTTCGCCATGGTCCTGCTGGTGATGTGGTGCTGGTGGACCGTGCGGCGGCGGGGCGGTGAGGACGCGGCGCCCTCCGTCGCGGCCCTGGTGTGGGCACCGCTGGCGGCCGGTGTCGCGGTCCTGGTGAACGTGCCGATCCGGGGATTCGTGGAGCGGCCCAGGCCGTTCAACGACCACGGGGGCCTGGAAGTCCTCGTCGAGGGCAAGACCGACTTCTCCTTCGTCAGCGACCACGCGACGATCACCATGGCGCTCGCCGTCGGACTGTTCGTCGCCAACCGGAGGTTCGGCCTCGTCGGCCTCGGCATCGCCCTGCTCGAAGGTTTCTGCCGCGTCTACATGGGCGTGCACTACCCGACGGACGTCGTGGGCGGACTCGCGCTCGGTACGGCGGTCGCGCTGCTGCTGTCGCCGCCGGCCATGGCCCTGCTGACGCCGGTCATGCGGGCGATCGAGCGGTCGCCGCGGGCCGGGTGGCTGATCACGGCCCGGGGCCGGCACCACACCGAGGAGGGCCGCGTGGCCGCGGGTGCCCGCAACGGGGCGTCCGGTGCCGAGGAGCGGGACCTGGCGGCCTGA
- a CDS encoding inorganic phosphate transporter, producing the protein MDTFALVVTIGVALFFTYTNGFHDSANAIATSVSTRALTPRAALAMAAVMNLAGAFMGSGVAKTVSEGLIQTPEGSKGMGILFAALVGAIVWNLITWYFGLPSSSSHALFGGMVGAALAGGTTVYWDGVLDKVVIPMFVSPVVGMLAGYLVMTAILWMFRRANPHKAKRGFRIAQTVSAAGMALGHGLQDAQKTMGIVVMALVIADVEDYGDPIPVWVKIACAVMLSAGTYAGGWRIMRTLGRKIIELDPPQGFAAETTGASIMFGSAFLFHAPISTTHVITSAIMGVGATKRVNAVRWGVAKNIVLGWFITMPAAAAVAAVSFGLVNLAFL; encoded by the coding sequence ATGGACACCTTCGCTCTGGTCGTGACCATCGGGGTCGCGCTCTTCTTCACCTACACCAACGGCTTCCACGACTCGGCGAACGCGATCGCGACGTCCGTGTCGACGCGCGCGCTCACCCCGCGGGCGGCGCTCGCTATGGCGGCCGTGATGAACCTGGCCGGCGCGTTCATGGGGTCGGGGGTCGCCAAGACGGTCAGTGAGGGGCTGATCCAGACACCCGAGGGGTCGAAGGGGATGGGCATCCTCTTCGCGGCGCTGGTGGGCGCGATCGTCTGGAACCTGATCACCTGGTACTTCGGGCTGCCGTCCTCGTCGTCGCACGCGCTGTTCGGCGGCATGGTGGGCGCGGCGCTGGCCGGCGGGACGACGGTGTACTGGGACGGGGTGCTCGACAAGGTCGTCATCCCCATGTTCGTCTCGCCGGTGGTCGGCATGCTCGCCGGATACCTGGTGATGACGGCGATCCTGTGGATGTTCCGGCGGGCCAACCCGCACAAGGCCAAGCGGGGCTTCCGCATCGCGCAGACGGTGTCGGCGGCGGGCATGGCCCTCGGACACGGCTTGCAGGACGCGCAGAAGACGATGGGCATCGTGGTGATGGCGCTGGTCATCGCCGACGTCGAGGACTACGGCGACCCGATCCCGGTCTGGGTGAAGATCGCCTGCGCGGTGATGCTGTCCGCGGGGACGTACGCGGGTGGCTGGCGGATCATGCGGACGCTGGGACGGAAGATCATCGAGCTGGACCCGCCGCAGGGGTTCGCCGCGGAGACCACGGGCGCGTCGATCATGTTCGGCTCGGCGTTCCTGTTCCACGCGCCGATCTCCACGACGCACGTGATCACCTCGGCGATCATGGGCGTGGGGGCCACCAAGCGGGTCAACGCCGTGCGGTGGGGGGTCGCCAAGAACATCGTGCTGGGGTGGTTCATCACCATGCCGGCGGCGGCCGCGGTGGCCGCGGTGTCGTTCGGACTGGTCAATCTCGCGTTCTTGTAG
- a CDS encoding metal-sensitive transcriptional regulator, which yields MTTTETGADAPSPSATGAAAHPADVADATEVVTDHDRGIHGYHKQKQEHLKRLRRIEGQIRGLQRMVDEDVYCIDILTQVSASTKALQSFALQLLEEHLRHCVADAALKGGDEIDAKVKEATQAIARMLRT from the coding sequence ATGACGACCACCGAGACCGGCGCGGACGCGCCCTCCCCGAGCGCGACCGGCGCGGCGGCGCACCCGGCGGACGTGGCCGACGCCACGGAGGTCGTGACCGACCACGACCGGGGCATCCACGGCTACCACAAGCAGAAGCAGGAGCACCTCAAACGCCTGCGCCGCATCGAGGGCCAGATCCGCGGCCTGCAGCGCATGGTCGACGAGGACGTGTACTGCATCGACATACTCACCCAGGTGTCCGCCTCCACCAAGGCCCTGCAGTCGTTCGCCCTGCAACTCCTCGAGGAGCACCTGCGCCACTGCGTCGCCGACGCGGCCCTCAAGGGCGGCGACGAGATCGACGCGAAGGTCAAGGAGGCGACCCAGGCCATCGCCCGCATGCTGCGAACCTGA
- a CDS encoding DUF47 domain-containing protein, whose translation MRFRLTPRETSFYDMFAASADNIVTGSKLLMELLGADPSARAEIAERMRAAEHAGDDATHAIFHQLNSSFITPFDREDIYSLASSLDDIMDFMEEAVDLVVLYNVEELPKGVEQQIEVLARAAELTAEAMPHLRTMENLTEYWIEVNRLENQADQIHRKLLAHLFNGKYDAIEVLKLKQIVDVLEEAADAFEHVANTVETIAVKES comes from the coding sequence GTGCGCTTTCGTCTGACCCCCAGGGAGACGAGCTTCTACGACATGTTCGCCGCGTCCGCGGACAACATCGTCACGGGCTCGAAACTCCTGATGGAACTGCTCGGGGCGGACCCCTCCGCCCGGGCCGAGATCGCAGAGCGTATGCGGGCCGCGGAACACGCAGGTGACGACGCCACGCATGCGATCTTCCACCAGCTGAACTCCTCGTTCATCACGCCCTTCGACCGCGAGGACATCTACTCCCTCGCGTCCTCCCTCGACGACATCATGGACTTCATGGAGGAGGCCGTCGACCTGGTCGTCCTCTACAACGTCGAGGAACTGCCCAAGGGCGTCGAGCAGCAGATCGAGGTGCTGGCGCGGGCGGCGGAGCTGACCGCGGAGGCCATGCCGCACCTGCGCACCATGGAGAACCTCACCGAGTACTGGATCGAGGTCAACCGTCTGGAGAACCAGGCCGACCAGATCCACCGCAAGCTGCTGGCCCACCTCTTCAACGGCAAGTACGACGCGATCGAGGTGCTGAAGCTCAAGCAGATCGTGGACGTACTGGAGGAGGCGGCCGACGCCTTCGAGCACGTGGCGAACACGGTGGAGACCATCGCCGTCAAGGAGTCCTGA
- a CDS encoding NlpC/P60 family protein, translated as MLLVVGVYVVAGNLVNGVGGGAAKSLAKGSVPAAYQALVQKWGTLCPAINPALLAAQLYQESGFNPKAQSHAAAQGIAQFIPGTWATHGIDGDGDGDRDVWDPKDAIPSAATYDCTLASYVKDVGGNLTENMLASYNAGAYAVIKYGGVPPYEETQNYVKRIKSLEESFAAPVGRVDPSKQAAGAIAYAQKKLGTLYLWGGNGTPEQGGRFDCSGLTKAAYESVGITLPRVANDQYNAGPHPKRDELLPGDLVFFSDDLTNSRAIRHVGIYVGGGYMIDAPRTGAVIRFDPIDTPDYFGATRVTEDGAKALPTTV; from the coding sequence ATGCTGCTGGTCGTAGGGGTCTACGTCGTCGCCGGGAACCTCGTGAACGGGGTCGGCGGCGGGGCGGCCAAGTCGCTGGCCAAGGGGAGCGTGCCGGCCGCGTACCAGGCGCTCGTGCAGAAGTGGGGCACCCTCTGCCCGGCCATCAACCCGGCGCTGCTCGCGGCCCAGCTCTACCAGGAGAGCGGGTTCAACCCGAAGGCGCAGAGCCACGCGGCGGCGCAGGGCATCGCCCAGTTCATCCCCGGCACCTGGGCCACGCACGGGATCGACGGGGACGGGGACGGGGACCGCGACGTGTGGGATCCGAAGGACGCCATCCCGTCCGCGGCGACGTACGACTGCACGCTCGCGTCCTACGTGAAGGACGTCGGCGGGAATCTGACCGAAAACATGCTCGCCTCGTACAACGCCGGGGCGTACGCGGTCATCAAGTACGGAGGGGTTCCGCCGTACGAGGAGACGCAGAACTACGTCAAGAGGATCAAGTCGCTGGAGGAGAGCTTCGCCGCGCCGGTGGGGCGGGTCGATCCGTCGAAGCAGGCCGCCGGGGCGATCGCGTACGCGCAGAAGAAGCTCGGCACGCTGTATCTGTGGGGCGGTAACGGTACGCCTGAGCAGGGCGGACGGTTCGACTGCTCGGGTCTGACCAAGGCGGCGTACGAAAGCGTGGGGATCACGCTGCCGCGGGTGGCGAACGACCAGTACAACGCGGGGCCGCATCCGAAGCGGGACGAACTGCTGCCGGGCGATCTGGTGTTCTTCTCGGACGATCTGACCAATTCGCGGGCCATCCGGCATGTGGGCATTTATGTCGGCGGCGGGTACATGATCGACGCGCCCCGTACCGGTGCCGTGATCCGATTCGACCCGATCGACACGCCTGACTACTTCGGTGCCACCCGGGTCACCGAAGATGGCGCGAAAGCACTGCCCACGACCGTGTGA